One genomic segment of Tubulanus polymorphus chromosome 4, tnTubPoly1.2, whole genome shotgun sequence includes these proteins:
- the LOC141903326 gene encoding uncharacterized protein LOC141903326, producing the protein MEDSLDTCSVSEGNYANNSTSSDNDDVLCVRINQKTGSQNSGKNHHNPRKNKRKMSQPRRLSDYSTKRFCPDSPGSMEGSLEPPEICPRRSDGSDDGATPSLDDDEEELTLRTRESRVSSSSDPDLDAIRLPPGVIPVPQGFEYGAMSGAFFSHNQSGDEMNRAGNQSPNSFYQGDDEDQSGRKPRKNYKSMTMERRIEANARERSRVHTISAAFENLRRAVPSYSYNQKLSKLAILRIACCYILSLSRLAEMDYSRDQSRPSFGECVDLCTRTIQTEGRAKKRH; encoded by the coding sequence ATGGAGGATTCACTAGACACCTGCAGTGTTAGCGAAGGGAATTATGCGAACAATTCGACATCGTCCGATAATGATGATGTATTATGCGTACGGATTAACCAAAAGACCGGTTCTCAAAACAGCGGCAAAAATCATCACAATCCGCGTAAAAATAAACGCAAAATGAGCCAGCCGCGACGATTGAGTGATTATAGCACTAAACGATTTTGTCCGGATAGTCCTGGGTCGATGGAGGGTTCGTTGGAACCACCTGAGATATGTCCGCGCCGCTCGGATGGCTCCGACGATGGGGCGACTCCGTCTTTAGACGATGACGAGGAGGAATTAACGCTGAGAACTCGTGAGTCTCGGGTCTCGTCCAGTTCGGATCCGGATTTAGACGCTATTCGCCTCCCACCCGGGGTTATACCTGTACCTCAAGGATTCGAATACGGCGCTATGTCCGGCGCGTTCTTCTCGCACAATCAGTCCGGTGACGAGATGAACCGAGCCGGCAACCAGTCTCCGAATTCGTTCTATCAGGGAGACGACGAGGACCAGTCCGGTCGAAAACCGCGCAAAAATTATAAAAGTATGACGATGGAACGCCGTATCGAGGCTAATGCCCGTGAACGGTCGAGGGTTCACACGATCAGCGCCGCTTTCGAGAATCTCAGACGAGCAGTACCGTCTTATTCTTATAATCAAAAACTATCGAAATTAGCAATATTACGAATCGCCTGTTGTTATATTTTGTCGTTGTCCAGATTAGCCGAGATGGACTACAGCCGTGATCAGAGTCGCCCATCGTTCGGAGAATGTGTCGATTTGTGCACGCGCACCATTCAAACTGAGGGTCGCGCAAAAAAACGACATTAA